From a region of the Maridesulfovibrio ferrireducens genome:
- the lptC gene encoding LPS export ABC transporter periplasmic protein LptC produces the protein MKRSSFVLMLLTVLFAGFVTGTLLGSKFAPYPHMARGLVDSPPFGSDSDSDVSAEEIELIQGTGGDIEWILRAGSADYDQENGMVKVDKPKVTYYLGRDRKEVFVRALYGEVSQQGKGLKLWDHVEGHYDDMRLQSDSLDFKPKDNLIFLEGNVKVQSPSIYISSQRVKVDLKTREIMIEDGLEALIAPGMVVMPQ, from the coding sequence ATGAAGCGGAGCAGCTTTGTTTTAATGCTTCTTACTGTGCTTTTTGCCGGATTTGTTACCGGTACTTTGCTTGGAAGTAAGTTTGCTCCTTATCCGCACATGGCGCGCGGTTTGGTCGACAGCCCTCCATTTGGAAGCGACAGTGATTCTGATGTGTCTGCCGAAGAAATTGAATTGATACAGGGGACGGGCGGCGATATTGAATGGATTCTTCGCGCCGGAAGTGCTGATTATGATCAGGAAAACGGAATGGTTAAGGTTGATAAACCTAAAGTTACTTATTATTTAGGCAGAGACCGAAAAGAAGTTTTTGTCCGGGCACTTTATGGTGAAGTCAGTCAGCAGGGTAAGGGTCTTAAATTATGGGATCATGTTGAAGGTCATTATGATGACATGAGGCTTCAATCGGATTCGCTGGACTTTAAGCCGAAAGATAATCTTATTTTTCTTGAAGGAAATGTCAAAGTTCAAAGTCCCTCTATTTATATTAGTTCTCAAAGGGTTAAAGTCGATTTGAAAACCAGAGAGATAATGATTGAAGATGGATTGGAAGCCCTGATAGCACCTGGCATGGTGGTAATGCCACAATAG
- the lptB gene encoding LPS export ABC transporter ATP-binding protein, with protein sequence MSSIIANKLVKSYGQKEVVRGISLNVKEGEVVGLLGPNGAGKTTTFYMLVGVVKPTSGDVYLNKNQITSWPLHERARHGISYLPQESSIFKKLSVRKNLEIIIEHTGLSGKDIPMRANELLDQLGILRLAEQKALYLSGGERRRLEIARALINDPKFILLDEPFAGIDPIAVIEIQDIISSLKDMGLGILISDHNVRETLSICDRAYLVYEGRVILNGAPESIVKNTKARRLYLGDSFSL encoded by the coding sequence ATGTCTTCGATAATCGCTAACAAGCTGGTTAAGAGCTACGGGCAGAAAGAAGTTGTCCGTGGCATAAGCTTAAATGTTAAGGAAGGTGAAGTTGTCGGTTTGCTTGGTCCTAACGGAGCAGGTAAAACCACCACTTTCTATATGCTTGTGGGAGTCGTTAAACCTACTTCCGGCGATGTTTATCTTAATAAAAACCAGATTACCAGTTGGCCTCTGCATGAAAGGGCCAGACATGGAATCAGTTATCTTCCGCAGGAAAGTTCTATATTTAAGAAACTTTCGGTTCGTAAAAATTTGGAAATAATTATCGAGCATACCGGTCTTTCCGGGAAAGATATTCCCATGAGAGCTAACGAACTTTTAGATCAGCTCGGAATTTTACGTCTGGCAGAACAGAAAGCGCTTTACCTTTCAGGCGGTGAACGTCGCAGGCTGGAAATAGCCAGAGCTCTTATTAATGATCCTAAGTTTATTCTGCTTGATGAGCCGTTTGCAGGGATTGATCCTATTGCCGTTATTGAAATTCAGGATATTATTTCTTCTTTGAAAGACATGGGACTCGGTATTCTTATTTCTGATCATAATGTACGTGAAACATTAAGTATATGTGATCGCGCCTACTTGGTATATGAAGGCCGCGTAATTCTAAACGGTGCGCCGGAAAGTATTGTAAAAAATACTAAGGCACGCAGGTTGTATCTTGGAGATAGTTTCAGTCTCTGA
- the kdsA gene encoding 3-deoxy-8-phosphooctulonate synthase codes for MTPDELYTKSVQGPFILAGPCALESFEVAMTAAKVLAEIASRLDVTVIFKSSFDKANRTSVESFRGPGLDEGVKWLARIKEETGLPIVTDIHSPEQAEPVAAVVDVLQIPAFLCRQTDLLVAAGKTGRIVNVKKGQFVAPQDMAHVVGKIRSTGNNRIWLTERGSSFGYHNLVVDMRSLSIMKDLGCPVIFDATHSVQLPSGLGGKSGGQREFVPVLSRCAVAGGASGVFMEVHPDPDLALCDGPNSWPLDQTEDLIKDLLAGWSIKYAC; via the coding sequence TTGACCCCTGATGAATTATATACAAAAAGTGTGCAGGGCCCGTTTATATTAGCGGGGCCCTGTGCCCTTGAAAGTTTTGAAGTAGCAATGACCGCGGCTAAAGTTCTGGCAGAAATAGCTTCACGTCTTGATGTGACGGTTATTTTTAAAAGTTCTTTTGACAAAGCTAACAGAACCTCTGTGGAATCTTTTAGAGGGCCGGGACTTGACGAAGGTGTAAAGTGGCTTGCCCGCATCAAAGAAGAAACAGGTTTGCCTATTGTTACCGATATCCATTCACCTGAGCAGGCCGAGCCTGTTGCCGCTGTCGTTGATGTTTTGCAGATTCCCGCATTTTTGTGCAGACAGACAGATCTTCTTGTCGCTGCAGGAAAAACGGGACGCATTGTCAATGTCAAAAAAGGGCAGTTTGTGGCTCCGCAGGATATGGCTCATGTGGTCGGAAAAATTCGTTCCACAGGAAATAATCGTATATGGCTGACAGAGCGCGGTTCAAGTTTCGGCTATCATAATCTTGTTGTTGATATGCGCTCGCTTTCAATTATGAAAGATCTCGGCTGTCCTGTTATTTTTGATGCCACGCATTCTGTTCAGCTCCCAAGCGGGCTTGGCGGAAAATCCGGTGGACAGCGGGAATTTGTTCCTGTTCTGTCTCGGTGTGCTGTTGCCGGAGGAGCTTCCGGGGTTTTCATGGAAGTTCATCCAGACCCTGATTTGGCTCTTTGTGACGGTCCAAACAGCTGGCCGCTCGATCAAACGGAAGATCTGATTAAAGATTTACTTGCCGGATGGAGTATTAAATATGCGTGTTGA
- a CDS encoding KdsC family phosphatase, producing the protein MRVEKLAAKIKLLILDVDGVLTDGGLYYDHQGNVTKRFNVQDGLGIKFAQQAGLQLAVITGLNHGAVESRITELGITDYFPGQREKLPFYEKLIKEKGLKPEEVAYIGDDWIDAPVMLKVGLPMAVCNAQPEVIGISKWVSRKPGGHGAVREAISFLLDSQGLLEDIWLEWAE; encoded by the coding sequence ATGCGTGTTGAGAAGTTGGCAGCAAAAATTAAGCTTCTTATTCTGGATGTTGACGGAGTCCTTACTGATGGAGGTCTTTATTATGACCATCAGGGAAATGTGACTAAGCGTTTTAATGTTCAGGATGGGCTCGGGATCAAATTTGCGCAGCAGGCTGGACTTCAACTTGCTGTTATAACCGGACTTAATCATGGTGCTGTGGAGAGTCGCATAACGGAACTCGGAATCACTGATTATTTTCCCGGTCAACGTGAAAAACTTCCTTTTTATGAAAAGCTGATAAAAGAAAAAGGACTCAAGCCAGAAGAAGTCGCCTACATTGGAGACGACTGGATTGATGCTCCTGTTATGCTGAAAGTCGGCTTGCCTATGGCCGTTTGTAATGCTCAACCTGAAGTTATCGGAATTTCTAAGTGGGTTTCAAGAAAGCCCGGTGGACACGGAGCGGTAAGAGAAGCTATTTCATTTCTGCTGGATAGTCAGGGACTCCTTGAAGATATTTGGCTCGAGTGGGCCGAATAA
- a CDS encoding GNAT family N-acetyltransferase, whose protein sequence is MVIKFVELIQSDFEDYSTISVFEHQAQFVFPIAKVLSRFSGRNAEKHVYIAGAKCDGEAAGIIIVTNYYETAELKSKKLNVCWVDTLATDRKYQKQGIGSKLLEHAISALCGKFDCMCLTVNVRNEAAKSMYIKCGFEDVGELYLGGLSGPQNILRYNLSGS, encoded by the coding sequence ATGGTTATTAAATTCGTAGAACTAATTCAATCAGACTTCGAAGATTATTCAACAATATCAGTTTTCGAACATCAGGCTCAGTTTGTATTCCCTATAGCGAAAGTTCTTTCCAGATTTTCTGGTAGAAACGCAGAAAAACATGTGTATATTGCCGGTGCTAAATGCGACGGTGAGGCGGCAGGCATAATTATTGTTACAAATTATTATGAAACCGCTGAATTAAAATCCAAAAAATTGAATGTGTGTTGGGTTGATACTTTGGCAACAGATAGGAAATATCAAAAACAGGGTATTGGAAGTAAATTGCTTGAGCATGCAATTTCTGCTTTATGTGGCAAGTTTGATTGCATGTGCTTGACCGTAAATGTCCGAAATGAAGCCGCTAAATCTATGTATATTAAATGTGGATTTGAAGATGTTGGTGAGTTGTATTTGGGCGGCCTAAGTGGACCTCAGAATATTTTAAGATATAATTTATCAGGTAGCTGA
- a CDS encoding nucleoside deaminase has translation MNNPDEIIIRGKPPVTPPQGQTWRDMMDVAMRQGYLARNKGEVPIGAALFSQDGEILGTGSNSPVSDHDPSAHAEIKCLRSACNNLNNYRLPQGTILAVTLEPCIMCLGAIIHARVAGIIFGAPDPKAGAVVSNMEGTDLTFTNHKFWVLGGVRADECRTMLQSFFLQKRK, from the coding sequence ATGAACAATCCTGATGAAATAATTATTCGCGGCAAACCGCCCGTCACTCCTCCGCAAGGCCAGACTTGGCGCGACATGATGGATGTCGCAATGCGGCAGGGATATCTAGCACGCAACAAAGGGGAAGTTCCCATAGGTGCGGCCCTTTTTTCACAGGACGGCGAAATTTTAGGAACCGGAAGTAACAGTCCGGTCAGCGACCACGATCCCTCCGCCCACGCAGAAATTAAATGTTTACGTTCCGCCTGCAACAATCTGAATAATTACCGATTGCCTCAAGGGACGATATTAGCCGTAACTCTCGAGCCATGTATAATGTGCCTCGGAGCAATAATTCATGCCCGCGTGGCAGGGATTATTTTCGGAGCGCCGGACCCCAAAGCCGGAGCCGTTGTCTCAAATATGGAAGGCACAGACCTGACATTTACCAACCATAAATTCTGGGTATTAGGCGGCGTACGCGCTGACGAATGCCGTACTATGCTGCAAAGTTTTTTCCTGCAAAAAAGAAAATAA
- a CDS encoding CTP synthase has translation MKTKFIFITGGVLSSLGKGLAAASIGALLKARGLTATIQKLDPYINVDPGTMNPFQHGEVYVTDDGAETDLDLGHYERYLDVSLNQNNNFTCGRIYHSVITKERRGDYLGATVQVIPHVTDEIKQAVLGVAKGEDVALIEIGGTVGDIESLPFLEAIRQLRSELGSENVLYIHLTLVPYLKAAGEVKTKPTQHSVKELRSIGIHPDIILCRSEVELEESIKRKIALFCDVDRDAVFTSVDVESIYEVPLKFYQEGLDQKIAILLKLPAKNCDLQPWKDLNYKLKNPKSETTIGIVGKYVDLKEAYKSLHEALIHGGVANDVAVKLRYVNSEEITPKNVKAKLKGLDGILVPGGFGSRGVEGKITAIQYARENKIPFFGICLGMQCAVIEYARNVLGLAKANSEEFDKDGPDSVIYLIKEWYDYRTKKTECRCEDSDKGGTMRLGAYPCKIVEGTKAMDAYGKPEIQERHRHRYEFNKEGYAANFAEGGLIFSGLSPDETLVEIVEIPEHPWFVGCQFHPEFKSTPMNAHPLFRDFIKAARDNK, from the coding sequence ATGAAAACCAAGTTTATATTCATTACCGGGGGCGTTTTGTCCTCGCTCGGCAAAGGTCTGGCTGCGGCCTCAATCGGCGCACTTCTTAAAGCCCGAGGGCTTACTGCGACAATCCAAAAGCTTGATCCTTATATCAATGTCGACCCCGGAACCATGAATCCCTTCCAGCATGGCGAAGTATATGTGACGGATGACGGCGCTGAAACAGATCTCGATCTCGGACATTACGAACGTTATCTTGATGTTTCGCTTAATCAGAACAATAATTTCACTTGTGGTCGTATTTATCATTCCGTTATCACCAAAGAACGACGCGGTGATTACCTTGGTGCTACTGTTCAGGTTATTCCTCATGTTACTGATGAGATTAAACAGGCTGTACTTGGTGTTGCTAAAGGTGAAGACGTTGCACTTATCGAAATAGGTGGAACTGTTGGTGATATCGAAAGCCTTCCTTTCCTTGAAGCTATTCGTCAGCTCCGCTCTGAACTTGGCAGTGAGAATGTTCTATATATTCATTTGACTCTTGTTCCTTATTTAAAAGCCGCAGGTGAAGTGAAAACCAAGCCTACACAGCACAGCGTAAAAGAACTTCGCAGCATTGGTATCCATCCAGATATCATTCTTTGCCGCAGTGAAGTTGAGCTAGAAGAAAGTATTAAACGTAAAATCGCTCTTTTCTGTGACGTTGATCGCGACGCTGTTTTTACATCCGTTGATGTCGAATCTATCTACGAAGTTCCATTGAAATTTTATCAGGAAGGACTTGATCAAAAGATAGCCATCCTTCTCAAGCTGCCTGCTAAGAATTGCGATTTACAGCCATGGAAAGATCTTAACTATAAGCTTAAGAATCCAAAAAGTGAGACAACTATTGGTATTGTCGGTAAGTATGTTGATCTTAAAGAGGCATACAAAAGCTTGCATGAAGCATTGATTCATGGCGGAGTTGCAAATGATGTTGCTGTAAAACTTCGTTATGTTAACTCTGAAGAAATTACTCCTAAGAATGTTAAAGCAAAGCTCAAGGGTCTTGACGGAATTTTGGTTCCCGGTGGGTTTGGTTCTCGTGGAGTTGAAGGTAAAATTACCGCAATTCAGTATGCTCGTGAAAACAAAATTCCTTTCTTTGGAATCTGTTTAGGTATGCAGTGTGCTGTTATTGAATATGCCAGAAATGTTCTTGGTCTTGCTAAAGCTAATTCTGAAGAATTTGACAAAGACGGTCCTGATTCGGTTATTTATCTTATTAAAGAATGGTATGACTATCGTACCAAGAAGACCGAATGCCGTTGTGAGGACAGTGATAAAGGCGGAACTATGCGTCTTGGAGCTTATCCTTGTAAGATAGTTGAAGGAACAAAAGCGATGGATGCGTATGGTAAACCTGAGATTCAGGAACGTCACCGTCATCGTTATGAGTTCAACAAAGAAGGTTACGCAGCTAATTTTGCAGAAGGCGGTCTTATTTTTAGTGGCCTTTCTCCTGACGAAACACTTGTTGAAATTGTTGAAATTCCAGAACATCCATGGTTTGTAGGTTGTCAGTTCCATCCGGAATTTAAATCTACTCCTATGAATGCTCATCCTCTGTTCAGAGATTTCATCAAAGCGGCTCGTGATAATAAATAA
- a CDS encoding phosphoribosylformylglycinamidine synthase subunit PurQ: MARVKVLVITGYGTNCEQESAYAAKKAGADEVDITYFSDLAAGKTSLEGYNYLIFPGGFLDGDDLGAAQAAALRWKHAHTADGTPLVDQIKKFFEDGGIILGICNGFQLLVKLGLLPAVGGDYFTRQVSLSYNDSARFEARWVHLKANPESPCIFTKNIKTLHLPVRHGEGKIIPNDDALLEQLVENNLIALQYIDEETNDVTLEYPANPNGSPLGIAGLTDPSGRILGLMPHPEAFNHPTNHPTWTRGNVPTLGLALLEGGVNYLKSV, translated from the coding sequence ATGGCCCGCGTTAAAGTATTGGTCATTACCGGATACGGAACCAATTGTGAACAGGAATCAGCATATGCAGCAAAAAAAGCTGGAGCTGACGAAGTTGATATCACATATTTTTCTGATCTTGCCGCAGGCAAAACAAGCCTTGAAGGATATAATTATCTTATATTTCCCGGTGGTTTCCTTGATGGAGACGACCTCGGAGCTGCACAGGCCGCAGCCCTTCGCTGGAAGCATGCACACACTGCTGACGGCACCCCGCTTGTAGATCAAATTAAAAAATTCTTTGAAGATGGCGGAATTATTCTCGGCATCTGTAACGGGTTCCAACTTTTAGTAAAATTGGGGCTTCTTCCTGCTGTCGGCGGTGATTATTTCACTCGCCAAGTATCACTTAGTTACAATGATTCCGCACGGTTCGAAGCTCGCTGGGTACATCTCAAAGCTAATCCGGAATCCCCCTGCATATTCACAAAAAATATAAAAACACTACATTTGCCAGTTCGTCACGGTGAAGGAAAAATAATTCCGAACGATGATGCTCTTTTGGAACAATTAGTAGAAAATAATCTCATCGCGCTCCAATATATCGATGAAGAGACTAACGATGTCACTCTTGAATACCCTGCCAACCCTAACGGATCGCCTCTAGGCATAGCAGGACTAACAGACCCGTCAGGACGCATATTAGGCCTCATGCCGCATCCTGAAGCATTTAACCACCCCACCAATCATCCGACGTGGACAAGAGGCAACGTACCCACTCTAGGACTTGCTCTGCTTGAAGGCGGCGTGAATTACCTTAAGTCTGTTTAA
- a CDS encoding LptA/OstA family protein — MSSIFDKKFLFRSFSPTASSASAYTASALICAVFILSFFAISSVAHAYDRTELKISKSIANIREKADLKSSVVWVLSPAESFLVDKGEKGWFAVYPASSDLSGLPIGYISKKIVIPAAQNSPVVDWGDVRYVGKELNYHIERSSKSAVAGKLAEGDKIKVGFLRGGWYAIFKADKPVASEEDALGFVKKGLVDIKLDDARIRYAVRKISVIQKPVTTSKAVGVLNPGHRAQVGKEKGGMYALYRIDTLVKKDTPVWGYAWGPFLAAYPKNLEKKKMAGIDTRKAELEAEKKKKKVELQKRTTALASMDKAMDEVLNAPIVTETMFASAVLNVRSEPNAKSLIVDKLEVGQAVLVGPEEGKWFPVFKAGATAESDSLLVGYVYKAYLNAEPPVEVKKDRPAKKRIPGGPDEVPIKITSKKMTFSENKNRITFSGNVKVVRLDVTLTSDTLTAFLKAGGDSLKDTQDKIKEIVAKGRVKVNMNNRKGSCEKLTFVVVDSIILMEGNAKLQDGPNLVQGNLIKFYLKDNRSEVVGGDKPVEAIFFTPKNVAP; from the coding sequence TTGAGTAGCATATTTGATAAAAAATTCTTGTTCCGCAGTTTCTCTCCTACTGCATCCTCTGCCTCTGCATATACTGCTTCGGCACTTATTTGTGCGGTTTTTATCCTTTCTTTTTTTGCAATAAGTTCTGTTGCGCATGCTTATGACAGAACAGAGCTCAAAATTTCTAAATCCATAGCTAATATTAGAGAAAAAGCGGATTTGAAATCTTCTGTTGTTTGGGTGTTATCTCCAGCGGAAAGTTTTCTTGTTGATAAAGGGGAAAAAGGATGGTTTGCAGTTTATCCGGCTTCTTCAGATTTATCCGGTTTGCCGATAGGCTATATTTCTAAAAAAATAGTAATTCCTGCTGCTCAGAACAGTCCTGTAGTGGATTGGGGCGATGTTCGATATGTGGGAAAAGAGCTTAACTATCATATTGAGCGGTCTTCAAAATCCGCTGTCGCCGGTAAATTAGCTGAAGGTGATAAAATCAAAGTCGGTTTTTTACGAGGTGGATGGTACGCAATTTTCAAGGCTGATAAGCCTGTTGCCTCAGAAGAAGATGCTTTGGGTTTTGTTAAAAAGGGTTTGGTTGATATTAAACTGGATGATGCCAGAATTAGATATGCGGTACGAAAAATCAGTGTAATTCAGAAGCCGGTAACGACCTCTAAGGCTGTCGGTGTGCTGAATCCCGGACATAGAGCTCAGGTGGGTAAAGAGAAGGGTGGAATGTATGCTCTTTATCGTATAGACACTCTTGTTAAAAAAGATACTCCGGTCTGGGGTTATGCTTGGGGCCCTTTCCTTGCCGCTTATCCAAAGAATCTGGAAAAGAAAAAAATGGCGGGAATCGATACCCGTAAAGCTGAGCTTGAAGCTGAAAAGAAAAAGAAGAAAGTAGAACTACAGAAACGTACAACAGCTCTTGCTTCTATGGATAAGGCGATGGACGAAGTCTTGAATGCTCCCATTGTGACTGAAACCATGTTTGCTTCGGCTGTACTTAATGTCCGCTCCGAGCCTAATGCGAAGTCTCTTATCGTCGACAAACTGGAAGTCGGGCAGGCTGTACTTGTCGGGCCGGAAGAAGGTAAATGGTTTCCTGTCTTTAAGGCTGGAGCAACAGCCGAAAGTGACAGTCTCCTTGTTGGATATGTTTATAAGGCGTATTTAAATGCTGAGCCTCCGGTCGAAGTAAAGAAAGATAGACCTGCTAAGAAAAGAATTCCCGGCGGACCGGATGAAGTGCCTATTAAAATCACTTCTAAAAAAATGACTTTCAGTGAAAACAAGAATCGAATCACTTTTTCCGGCAATGTAAAAGTCGTAAGGCTTGATGTTACACTGACATCGGATACGCTGACAGCTTTTTTAAAGGCCGGTGGCGATTCTCTTAAAGACACTCAAGATAAAATTAAAGAAATTGTGGCAAAGGGCAGGGTCAAGGTGAATATGAATAACCGTAAAGGATCATGTGAAAAACTGACCTTTGTTGTGGTTGATTCGATTATTTTGATGGAAGGTAATGCAAAGCTTCAAGACGGTCCGAATCTTGTTCAAGGTAATTTGATCAAGTTCTATCTGAAAGATAACCGTTCTGAAGTTGTCGGCGGGGATAAGCCTGTTGAAGCAATCTTCTTTACTCCTAAAAATGTTGCTCCATAG
- a CDS encoding HEAT repeat domain-containing protein, producing MTPCIYRRLVSALWLTVLFFIPLLVVNLAHASTFAGSESCRDCHERFYKLWAPSRHGTAMQPYTPEFAAQNLTPQAASLNIEGKFYQVFIGKDAGYVIEKTDKGEIKYNIEHILGGKYVYYFLTPMEKGRLQTLPLAYDVNKKEWFDMAGSGIRHVGDTAVSWTDPVYTFNTTCHGCHVSQLRNNFDPLTNSYSTTWNEPGINCETCHGPSSEHNRVCREAPKGTVPADLKLLGGKGKFTVQQNTDACAPCHAQMIPLTGAFMPGDKFYDHFDLVTLEDPDSYPDGRDLGENYTHTTWSLSPCVKSGELGCIHCHTSSGRFRQKSAPNTACSPCHKDKVSEPEKHTMHKGTNKSPTCISCHMHKTTFARMDRSDHSMLPPTPAATIAFGSPNACNGCHMDKDAVWADKKVREWRQRDYQAPVMYRSGLVDSARKGDWSRLGEINDYIMAQDHDPIFTTSLIRLLRGCNVSEKEKPLFTALNDASPLVRSAAAEALGPPSSPEAVQALVKATGDPYRLVRIRAAAALSGLPMNITKGQFKDNLDRATQEYMASLTARPDLWTSLYNLGNYHLHRREFVQASEAFDKAHGLAPRAVPPLVNNAMALAGKGDTKSARDRLREALQLSPDNPAILFNLGLIEGELGDIKAAEKHLRASLKVDPKLAQAAYNLSLLTGKQKPLESMDFAERAYVLEVNPRYGFNLAFAQNRAGKRTSAKATLRTIIEKWPGYADAYLFILDLTDNKDEKMKIRSRISSALKSRNFSARDRALLKQALAGNG from the coding sequence ATGACTCCATGTATTTATCGCAGACTCGTTTCAGCTTTATGGCTGACAGTATTGTTTTTTATTCCGCTTCTTGTAGTCAACCTAGCCCATGCCAGTACTTTTGCCGGTTCCGAAAGTTGCCGGGACTGTCACGAACGGTTTTATAAGCTGTGGGCGCCATCTCGACACGGCACAGCTATGCAGCCGTACACTCCAGAGTTTGCTGCGCAGAACTTGACGCCGCAGGCCGCGTCTCTCAATATTGAAGGGAAGTTTTACCAAGTATTCATCGGTAAAGATGCCGGATATGTCATTGAGAAGACTGACAAAGGTGAAATTAAATACAACATCGAACACATACTGGGCGGCAAGTATGTTTATTATTTCCTCACCCCAATGGAAAAAGGGCGGCTGCAAACATTGCCCCTAGCCTATGATGTAAATAAAAAAGAATGGTTTGATATGGCTGGAAGTGGTATCCGGCATGTTGGTGATACAGCTGTTTCATGGACTGATCCGGTCTATACATTCAATACCACTTGTCATGGGTGCCATGTCAGTCAGCTTCGTAATAATTTTGATCCCTTAACGAATAGTTACTCCACCACATGGAATGAACCGGGTATCAACTGTGAGACATGTCATGGTCCGTCGTCAGAGCATAATCGCGTCTGCCGTGAGGCTCCCAAAGGCACTGTTCCGGCTGATTTGAAACTCCTTGGCGGTAAGGGCAAGTTTACCGTGCAGCAGAATACTGATGCCTGTGCGCCTTGTCATGCCCAGATGATTCCTCTGACTGGCGCATTTATGCCCGGCGATAAATTTTACGATCACTTTGATCTTGTGACATTAGAAGATCCGGATTCTTATCCTGACGGACGCGATCTCGGTGAGAATTACACGCACACCACTTGGAGCCTCAGCCCTTGCGTAAAATCAGGTGAGCTGGGTTGTATCCACTGCCACACTTCCAGTGGAAGATTTCGCCAGAAGAGTGCTCCGAATACTGCCTGTTCCCCTTGCCATAAGGACAAAGTCAGTGAGCCAGAAAAGCATACCATGCACAAAGGTACTAACAAATCTCCGACTTGTATTTCCTGCCATATGCATAAGACGACTTTTGCCCGCATGGACCGTAGTGATCACTCCATGCTGCCACCTACTCCGGCAGCGACAATTGCTTTTGGTTCGCCCAATGCGTGTAATGGCTGTCACATGGATAAGGATGCCGTCTGGGCTGATAAGAAAGTGCGCGAATGGCGACAGAGAGACTATCAGGCCCCTGTTATGTACCGGAGCGGGCTGGTGGATTCCGCCCGTAAAGGGGATTGGTCGCGTCTTGGAGAAATTAACGATTACATCATGGCGCAAGACCATGATCCGATATTTACCACATCCCTTATCCGGCTTCTTCGTGGTTGCAATGTTTCGGAAAAAGAGAAGCCTCTTTTCACTGCTTTAAATGATGCTTCACCGTTAGTCCGTTCGGCTGCAGCTGAAGCCTTAGGGCCGCCTTCCTCTCCCGAGGCCGTACAGGCATTGGTAAAGGCAACTGGCGATCCGTACCGGTTGGTTCGCATACGCGCTGCCGCCGCTCTTTCCGGCTTACCCATGAATATTACCAAAGGGCAATTTAAGGATAATCTTGATCGGGCTACACAGGAATATATGGCATCCTTGACTGCACGACCAGATCTTTGGACTTCTCTCTATAATCTGGGGAACTATCATTTACATCGGCGTGAATTTGTTCAAGCAAGTGAGGCCTTTGACAAGGCTCACGGTCTTGCCCCTCGAGCTGTTCCACCGTTGGTTAATAACGCAATGGCTCTTGCCGGCAAAGGTGATACCAAAAGTGCTCGTGATCGACTGAGAGAAGCACTGCAACTTTCGCCTGATAATCCCGCGATACTTTTTAATCTAGGTCTTATTGAAGGGGAACTGGGCGACATAAAAGCTGCTGAGAAACACCTTCGAGCGAGCTTGAAGGTTGATCCCAAGCTTGCTCAGGCAGCCTATAATCTGTCTTTGCTCACAGGCAAACAAAAGCCGCTAGAGTCAATGGATTTCGCAGAGCGTGCATACGTACTGGAGGTTAATCCTCGATATGGATTTAATCTTGCTTTTGCTCAAAATCGGGCAGGCAAGAGAACTTCGGCAAAGGCAACGCTTCGAACGATCATTGAGAAATGGCCGGGTTATGCAGATGCCTATCTCTTCATCTTGGATTTGACAGACAATAAAGATGAAAAAATGAAAATTAGGTCCCGCATCTCGTCCGCTCTCAAATCGCGGAATTTTTCCGCACGTGATAGGGCGCTCCTGAAACAGGCTCTCGCTGGCAACGGATAG